The following proteins are encoded in a genomic region of Cryptomeria japonica chromosome 11, Sugi_1.0, whole genome shotgun sequence:
- the LOC131050669 gene encoding inactive protein RESTRICTED TEV MOVEMENT 2: MDVNLSLGVTSGSVRRAGGSGSLIRRTSSQLFVEPEFEPNIEWVDTPEAHVLVADLPGFKKEDVKVQLDAWENLIISGERRIEENVFAGGVWHRRQRTSFRFKKVFTIPENANTADVTARFDHEMFYITIKKLRPPQEVRSNNILDQESKSIPQVSKSDADFIEESKEIKDDKASSNKSNQFLKDEKVETPAVAKSGATQDGEASSNKVDQNLRDKKVKNLEAINFIATQDDKASSNKHDQRIRDEKVETKRVALSSATQDEKSLSNKLDQSPRDEDVEIQGVTKSSKTQYDKSSCNEIDQIPREEKIETPEVAKSSVAQGDKASSNKPNKSPRDEKVEISEVTKSGATQIDDERPETPKVIKSITTQDAVQKETQLEAPNKLEDLDKHPSLLNKEKLVGSNSLSKPFELLDFGPKEANMKVGDQNEHKLVENVTGKSNPPHEDHIQETKVSSVKAKKEDKSSNFSHKNTDKGGEEKQSILKYCPYVSQFISSRSELMFIAFIIIFSLALYIICRLTHLED; this comes from the exons ATGGATGTGAATCTATCATTAGGGGTTACTTCAGGGAGTGTTAGACGAGCTGGTGGTTCTGGAAGCTTAATCAGAAGAACATCAAGTCAGCTTTTTGTGGAACCTGAGTTTGAGCCCAATATAGAATGGGTTGACACACCTGAAGCCCATGTCCTTGTGGCTGATCTTCCAG GTTTTAAAAAGGAAGATGTAAAAGTACAACTTGATGCATGGGAAAATCTCATAATCAGTGGAGAACGTCGTATTGAGGAAAATGTATTTGCAGGAGGGGTGTGGCACCGTAGGCAAAGGACAAGTTTTAGATTCAAAAAGGTTTTTACTATTCCTGAGAACGCTAATACTGCAGATGTTACTGCTAGATTTGATCATGAAATGTTTTACATTACAATTAAGAAGTTGAGACCACCCCAAGAAGTCAGGTCTAATAATATCTTAGACCAGGAGAGCAAGAGTATCCCACAAGTTAGTAAAAGTGATGCAGATTTTATAGAAGAATCCAAAGAGATAAAGGATGACAAGGCATCAAGCAATAAATCAAATCAATTTCTAAAAGATGAGAAGGTTGAAACTCCAGCAGTTGCAAAGTCTGGTGCAACTCAAGATGGTGAAGCATCAAGCAATAAAGTAGATCAAAATCTAAGAGATAAGAAGGTTAAAAATCTAGAAGCTATAAATTTTATTGCAACTCAAGATGACAAAGCATCAAGCAATAAACATGATCAACGTATAAGAGATGAGAAGGTGGAAACTAAAAGAGTTGCATTATCTAGCGCAACCCAAGATGAAAAATCATTAAGCAATAAATTGGATCAAAGTCCTAGAGATGAGGATGTTGAAATTCAAGGAGTTACAAAGTCCAGCAAAACTCAGTACGATAAATCATCATGCAATGAAATAGATCAAATTCCAAGAGAAGAGAAGATTGAAACTCCAGAAGTTGCAAAGTCTAGTGTAGCTCAAGGTGACAAAGCATCAAGCAATAAACCAAATAAAAGTCCAAGAGATGAGAAAGTTGAAATTTCAGAAGTTACAAAGTCTGGTGCAACTCAAATAGATGATGAGAGGCCTGAAACTCCAAAAGTTATAAAATCTATCACAACTCAAGATGCAGTACAAAAGGAGACACAATTAGAAGCTCCAAATAAGCTAGAAGATTTGGACAAACACCCATCATTATTGAACAAAGAGAAGTTAGTTGGTTCTAATAGCCTCTCTAAGCCATTTGAATTATTGGATTTTGGTCCAAAAGAAGCTAATATGAAGGTTGGGGATCAAAATGAGCATAAATTGGTTGAAAATGTGACAGGCAAGAGCAACCCTCCTCATGAAGATCACATACAAGAAACAAAAGTATCAAGTGTAAAGGCCAAGAAAGAAGATAAGAGTTCCAATTTCTCACACAAGAACACAGATAAAGGTGGAGAAGAGAAGCAATCTATTTTGAAATATTGTCCTTACGTTTCTCAGTTCATTTCAtcgaggagtgagttgatgtttaTAGCTTTCATAATTATTTTCTCTCTTGCCTTGTATATCATTTGTAGATTGACACATTTAGAGGATTAG